From the Chanos chanos chromosome 7, fChaCha1.1, whole genome shotgun sequence genome, the window taaaaaaaaaaaaaagaacaaccacAAACCATGTGtctctacatgtgtgtgtctctatatgtgtgtttgtgtaaaatgatTACAATCCACTAATGTATCCAGTGTGTAGCTCTTAATGGTACCATGAAACAGCTGGTGTTTTGACagagcgaacacacacacacagacacacacacacacttgctacCAGCGTGATCATACGCTCTTAAAAGCGTATCCGTATGGCTTTAATGCCACTGGAGAAGATCTTCCTCTAAGCGCGCAGTTCCGTCCACCGCGGCGGAGGTGAGTAATCCCGTGTGACTTGGATGGGCTTATGTCTGTCACATCAGGGCAAAGCCTGACACAGGTGCATGTGCATACTcagaacacacgcacacacacacacacgtactaacgcacgcatgtacacacacacacacatgcacacagacacacacacacaaacgcatgcgcatgcacacacaaacacacacacacacatcccttaaTATAACACAGGGCTGACTTCGCTCAGTGTATAACAGTCAGCTCCAGACCAAGACCGCACATAACAAATAACAGCAgttttgtcttaaaatgtcaGCCACACGATATAACCTGTCTGAAGGATACAGGCACTCAGTTCCACTGGACCTGCTATTCCACTGTTATAACAACACATTCCATTCTATCACAACATTCAGCCATTCTACCCTGATTTAACACTCAGATCTGGACTTTATATTCTATTTTTGCACTCTGGTGTTCTACACCATGAGAATTCCCAGAAATTCTAGAATACTACACCATGAGAATTCCCAGAAATTCCAGAATACTACACTACAAGAATTCCCAGAAATTCTAGAATACTGTACTATCCAAATGTTGCCTACAGAGGATATGATCAGATGGTCCTGTGCAAATATAATAAACTTTTACAGACAGAATGACTTCTACTGGTCAGCCAGCAAAGAGGATCTGATCATTTAGACTGATTTGAATGAAATCTAACGTGGTCTGACTGATCTTTGTTGTGTGAATGACTATAGATGTTCTCAGTAAGGCCCTCCATCCCAATCTCATCTTCTTCAGCACTGAATTACCTGATGATTGGAACTGTTCTGACACCAAACTGAAATTAATCCATCGTGTACAGGGTCACATATCACTTATGTTACTGTGGTATTCTGGGACAacttctctgtgttgttgtttgtacataaaaaaaacaaaagatttttgAAAAGTTCTCCAACTATctcaaattaaattactgaagGAAAAACCCACTCAAAAACCCTGACTATGTTCCCACCGCATCAATAATCGATGACATCACCATTTGCCCAAACTAAAACAGGCCAAACAGTGACTTGTGACATCATAAAACCCCCTCTGTTTGAACATGACATCACAACCCCCCGTAATCAAACCTGACATCATTCCTGACATTCTGTTAATCTGAGGACACATTGCTGGATAATCCCAGATAATCCGCAGGAATGGTTTCTGACATCCTAGAACCGTCATCATTATGGATGTGTCTGAAGGTtccctcacctcctctgtgtAGAGTAACTCAGCACCATGCAAGAGTACACACTCACCCCCCAGGCTaaatgtgtctgactgtgttctATAGATAGCAGGATAATAGAGCATTTACACAAATTTTGGCTTCTGAAActtctgtttaaaaaagaacgggcattttggtttgtttaacgAGGTGCTTGGGCGCGCCTGGAGTAAGCGCTAGGGACGTCAACCCAAAACGCCAACTTCAACCCAAACCGTCTTAGACCGAACTGTCCGTAGCACGAAATGAATCAAGATGGGAGGAGTCGCTCTTACCTTGTCCAAGAAGCAGAGCTTGTCCTTGGTCTTCGCGTCCAGAATCTCCACCTCGAAAAAGACCACAGCTTTCTTAGCTTTTTTGGCTGGTTTGCGTTTGACggggggcgggaggggggggcCGGCGGCCGGCGCCCCGTTCTGAGCTTTCTTGGGATGTGTAGCTTCCAAAGCCAGGGCATCCATGTTCTTAACGCTCCAGCTTCCGAACCCTACCGCCCTTTCTTTGACTTTACTTTTCTATTCTGTTTGTTCCgtttcacttctcttctcttcctcactcactcactcactccctctctctctctctctctctctctcttcgcctcACTCCAGAAAAACCACACACCCACTCGCACCCCTGCGACAGAATGCTGGACATGAATGACCCAGTCAGCTGTAGAaataaatctgtctctctctccctctctctttcgctccaCCCTCAGCCTCCCACCCAAAAActaacctctctttctttctctcttcccagcACGTGGCTTTATTTGACCACCGTTtcccactgactctcacaccctctctctctctctcatactctctcttttttctctctctctctctctttctacccctGCCTCAGTGTCTGATGCTTATACAGTGTTCTATGTGCtatggggcggggggggggggttcttgaTAGAGAGATCGGTAGAGTTTGTTACTGACACAGCTCATGCAAAAGTGCCCCAAGACAAACACTGCCATCTGAACTCTCTGCAACcatccccaaaacacacacacacacacacacacacacacacacacagatacatacatacatacacacacagactacagaacAGCAAAAGAGGAAATGTATTAAATACCCAGTCTCTGTCCACCACGACCACCTCATCACTCCACACTCAAGCTAATTATAACTGCCTGCtagtcatgcacacacacacacacacacacacacacacacacacaggagggaCTCCGTTTTGGGTCGCTAGGGTCAGGGAATGGCAGTCCCCAATTAGAATAATTTACACACATAAGCAGATTTGTTTGATTGctgtttgaacacacacacacacacacacacacacacacacacaccttaaatggcatacagtgtttattttattgagTCCTTGGTTAAGTGCTTAATTGGGGAATTCCCTACATGACCTAAaataaacacacgcatgcatgaacacacacacacacacacacacacacacacacacacacacacacacataaattcaaAGTGGACTGAAAtctagaaagagagacatgTCGGTTAAGGAGCTCCTTTAAACTAAATCAGACTGAACGCAGAGATGAAAACACATCAAGACTTTATGGTTTACGGTTACTGTGGACCTGTATGTGCTTTTAAAACGTGCTAAGATCACATGCTTACCCAGGAGGGACCAAACAGTATAGTCTCACAATTTACAGCATTAATCACGGCAGAATATCCAGCTCAGAGCAAACACTTAACATTACACCTCTGGTCAGAGGCTCTGAAACTGTGCCCAGCTGTAAGGAGAGCTAGTTCAATTCTTTAGGTGGGACAGAAACTACTAGAACTACTGAAGTCATTTCCCCAAAGCCCTCACACTTTTCTAAAACTAACAACACACCATCTGGCTGTGGAATATTAATACTGACAGATTTTTTTGaactcctcatcctcatctttgAAACTCAGTATAGGTAGTGATCTAGGCAATTAGAACATTGATTTGTGATGTGATGACACTCAGCCTGTAGATTCTAGATTATTGATGTAACAGAGCATTCTGATATAGAACTTAACTTAATCTTGCTAATTGTTAACGAGGCCAAACTTTGAGAAAAATGTTGAGAGGCCAGCTGTACAGCTGGGTTAGTAAATGACTTTGAGTTTGTTTGGTCTCTTAAGGGAGCATGGTGGCTGAAGAGACAGCTGGGGCGGTGGAATTCTCAATAAACtaagaataataaataattcCAGTACATAATTTCCCCCTGATGTATGATAACAGTTCccttctctttatctttcttgttctctctctctctctctctctctctctctctcacacacacacacacacacacacacactcacacagaatatTAATAAACTGGAAAAGGgcaaaggcacacacagacacacacacagttggcaCTGGCAGAACAACTCtcttgagggtgtgtgtgagtgagaacgaaaaaaaaagagagagagagagagagagagagagaggggggggggagagagggagagacagaacgTGCTCACAGGGTGAATATTACACAAACGTCCAGGCACCATCTGAGCCTGTTTATCTTGTTGCTCTGACAGGAGTACTGCCGTACCGTTGGACGTCGCATGCAGCGATCAGATAAGATCAGACTTTAAGAAGCTGGAGCGTGGTCGGGTGAGACTATTACtcaacagagcagaaaagaggACCTTCCGCGAACTCCCAAACTCTCACATCTCTTACTTCTGTCACCACAggtcagtttttgtttgtttggttttttttcatagcatatgagagagtgtgcatgtcaGAGACTGGTGAAGGCGACTTAAAGAAATGGTAGCTTGTTTTATGAGCCAACGAGATGATCGCGGACCATCTTGTAGACGACACTCAGTCTAAACTTACATCGAAATAACGCACGAGGGAACTGCATTGCAATGCACGAGAACTAGACTTGGAACAGGCTTTGCAGTTTGTAACGCTTTGGCTCCCCCTAGTGTCGTCGGCAAGTACTACCTAATATATAGTTTGTTTTCGTGACTGAAACAGTAACAATATAATCGTGACTGAAATAGTAACGCGTAAAATAAACCCCAATAATGTTCAGATACGTTCATAAGACTGCCAAAAATACTCATCACATTGCAATGGTTGCCGATGCAAACTGTGGTATATTTCACACGCGTATAGATATTTTACAAGACAATCCATCTCAAACAGGCTTTTACTTGGGGTTTATAATCAGGTCAATCGCACCCTCCACAACAGCGACTGGGCGGTTCTGTAAAACATAGAGAAGACCTGCCTCACGCCACTTGATTCCAGAGTTTAAAGTGTTGCAATCAGCCGTCTGCTGGAAAAGCTGAGACAGTATTGCTTAAACCTCAGAGGGCGAGGTAGTGACCCAATTAGATACACTGAACTCTTATTAAATGCCCAGATAACCATTATATTTAGATTGTTTAATGCCATTTCATAAACAATCTTTGAATGGTTTAAATCAGTGTTACTGACTGACACTCGGTGATCTACTTCTTTGCCTTCGCTCGATAAACTGCACCTCTCATACAGATTGCAAAACATGCGAGTCTGTGCAGGATTTTAAGCATTCGTTGAATAGCTAGCGCTTTTAGAACACTATAATCTGTTAGCGCGACTGTAGAAAACCTTTGCTTTTTCACCTGTAGCACTTTGTCATCCGGGATGGGTTACTACTACTCCAGTTGGACACGCGTTGAAGCGCGTTTAACGTAGTGTAAAGTAGTATCCCTAGGTATGAGGTGTCAACATCACACCTAGATGGGTCATAGCGATATAATCTGTTTTGTTCGTTATCCGGTTAGACACCACATTCCGAAACCTGAGTCAACGAGTAATTCTTTACCGGAGACGTGAATACATCACAATCCCGCATACAGAGGCCATTCCGCCTGCCCCACTGACTGTGACAAGCACCGTTGGTGACAACGGCATGGCAGACGAAGCTAATCTTCCCTTGCATTACCAGTATGCCTTAATGCTACCTCTCAACCCCCCTTTTTCATCAAACATCACaaagcataaaacaaacaaacaaaaaacacaacggTTTAATAATACTGAGATTTAACGGGAGATATCTTACCTCGtaatgcttcattttttttttacagttgaaGCTCTCTGTCACCCGAGTTCTCTATGACAAAGAAAGGCTCCAATGAATGACTGGGAAAGAGACCAGGAAGACACAAAGAAGGACCAATGAACAGGGAAGATGGCTTTCTTGTTACTCTGGTCTACGTGAGGGGCCCGCCCACTTTTACCCTCTATGGCCAATCGGAGTAAAATTGAACACAATATAACAAATTTCGACACAAATACGTGAGTTTTAAAAAGGCATGGGGCACTGGGTCAAAAGTGAAACGAGCATATCGCTTTCTGTACGATGAAGTATGTGTGTCAatttgagacaaaaaaaacatgtctcaATGCACTATATATACCAGCGAGAGATGCACTGATTTGAACAGTAGGCCTCAGTGTAATCAAGCCCTTAACTAACGCGACGTATGCTAATTCAGATGATTCAAAGTTGTAAGAGCCATCAACCCATCAATCTGTATTCACTGAAATACGAtagacatgtttgtgtgtgaattaaCAATAACCTTAATTGCTCAGTTCAGTACACCATCTAAACCTAAATTTGGATTACAGATGAACAGGATCCAGAAGGCAAAAGGGTTTGTGTGGCAACAGTACATAAGGAGCCACTCTAGACAAAGATACCGTAATCATATCAGAGTAAGATTCAAAGTGCCTTTCACGTGGAAGGCAGGTATTTAGTTGACGCCAAAGTCTAACGTGCCTATGCGGACTCCGTGATCTTTATTTCCCTCAGTCCTGTCAAGCAGATCACAAAAGCAAgtcttttaaatacatttccCCCCTGAGCTGGTTTTCCACTATGAAACTTGACAACACTATGACATGAGTTCAGTAGAAACGGCAATCTGTTCTTTCATATGCTTTATTGATCACTTACTAATTTGCCTCGTTTCAAACTTTGTGGGTTGATTTGTCATGTACACCGAAGGGTGTGGTAGCTGCCTGAACAAGAATTGCCAGCAGCAAGTTTCGTTGATGGACGGGTGAGAGAGGAGGCGCATTTAGTCCAGTAATACCACATGACGTTGCCAGAAGGGGCGGGACTCAGGATTGTTAAAGCGAGAAAGTGCCCGCCCATTCAGAAAGCCCTGGATTCTTGCAGAAATTTCTCGAAGTTTCTACATCACTATAAACAGAGACGATCTCACACAGACCGGAGTTAGAAAGGTAGTTTTTCAAGAGGATGGTGATCGATTTGGGACTCTTTCGAAACTGACAAACTAACGGAGAGAGGTGAACTTCAGTCGTGAGAAAAGTGGCAGCTACTACGAGTAGTGTCAGCTTTGTATATTTTGACAGTCTTGCAAGAGGAGGTATCCAAACTGCAGGATACTATTAGGACTGCATTCTCAGGAACCGATTTGTTTAGATGGTGAAAATGGGAAAAGATTATTACAGCATATTGGGAATACAGAAGGGTGCGTCGGAAGATGAGATCAAGAAAGCGTATCGCAAACAGGCGTTAAAATACCATCCGGATAAAAACAAGTCACCAAATGCGGAGGATAAGTTCAAAGAAATTGCAGAAGCCTACGACGTCTTAAGTGATccgaaaaaaaaggatatttatGATCGTTTCGGGGAGGAAGGTGAGTGAGGATAATGTAACAGTAGTTGATACTGACGCATCTGAAACTTCGAAACTCGCCCTAacacctttctttcttctcgCAGACTGTGAACCGAAAGGGAAAGTATTTCGAGCGAAGTATTAATACATGAGAGCATAAACAGCCTGTTGATGTGACATTTTATATCGTGGTGTTGAACTGCTCAAGTCACGCTAGCCTGTAGGGCTCAGTATATACACTACCACGTTAATCCACTCTGGCTTGTGATCTAGATGCTGACTAATTTGAGACTTTGTTGTAATTACTTTTTGATGTCgaatttatatttgtataaCGTAACAGTAAACGTTTACACGGAGTTAAGAATGAAAGACGAGTCCGCCAGTGTAAAATTTGtaacttaaaaaataaagtagGCATGAACACGAAGGTCgttctctgattggatgaaGTTAGCGTGGATGACAGACGTTCAGGAGCGGCGCGAGCTAGCTAGAAGATTCCATTGTCAGCGTCACAAAGGGGCGGGAGGTTCAATAGCTTTCAGCAACCTCATTAGGTTGCCCTCAATACACAACACATGTTGTTATGAAAACCCGTCCATATATGAACACACGGTTGCATTCGGAATTCCAAGACCTCTGTGACCCTGAAAATACCTGAAATACTTTTTGCTTAACTGAAATGTTAACTCTttcatggggggaaaaaacagtatTCTGGAAAAATGTTTAAGTAAACTTATACTAGTTGAagtaatctatttttttttttttaggtatttATTCAGGTCAGTTTGggttctgtttgtatgtgtttaggTGAAAGACAGGTTAATGGGCTTGGACGTTTTGACTCACtccctttttgtgttttttttttttgtttgtttgtttgtttgtttcttcttcagGGTTGAAGGGAGGAATCCCAGGTGGAGGCGGAGGTACAAATGGCGCCAACTTCTCATACACCTTCCAGGGCGACCCACATGCCATGTTCTCCGAGTTCTTCGGCGGACGCAACCCCTTCGATTCGTTTTTCGGCCGCGGTGGCGACGAGGACATGGACGTGGACGACCCGTTTAGCGCGTTCGGAATGGGCGGCATGGGCGGATTCCCGCGCAGCTTCAACGTGCGAGGGGGTCACGGCGGGAGGGTGGAGAAGCGGCAGGACCCGCCCGTGACCTACGACCTCAAGGTCAGCCTGGAGGAGGTGTTTTCGGGCTGCACGAAGAAGATGAAGATCTCGCGGAAGCGTCTGAATCCGGACGGCAGGACGACGCGTTCCGAGGATAAGATCCTAACGGTGGAGGTGAAGAAAGGGTGGAAAGAGGGAACGAAGATCACGTTTCCCAAAGAGGGCGATGAGACGCCCACCAACATTCCCGCTGACgtggtgtttgtggtgaaaGATAAACCTCATCCTGTGTACAGAAGAGACGGCTCTGACATCATTTATCCAGCCAAAATCACCCTCCGAGAGGTGagtagtctgtctgtctgtctgtctctctatctgtctatctctctgtctgtctttctatctctctatgtatctgtctgtctgtctatccatctatctatctttatTTCCAGCTCCAGTGatgttaaaaaatgtttctgatCATAATTGGAAGAATTAAATAGTGTGCGTCATTGTCTAATTCATAAACTGtttatgtggggtttttttttttcctttctagATTTTGAAGCTCGACAATTAATAGtctcttgttttattctttcactttcacttctgCAGGCACTTTGTGGTTGCACAGTCAAAGCTCCCACGCTGGACGGCCGGTCCGTTACCATGGCGACGCAAGACATCGTACGGCCAGGGATGAAGAGGCGGCTCACGGGGGAGGGACTTCCTTTGCCCAAATGTCCCGATCGCCGCGGCGACCTTGTGGTGGAGTTTGAAGTGAAGTTTCCGGACAAGCTCAGCCAAAGCGCGCGGGAGACAATCGCGAAAGTCTTGCCAACGTCCTGAGGGGAACTGTTATTCTACGCGAAACAGAGCGAAATAAAGCCTCTCCCCCTCCAAATGCGTACGTGCTCCAGGAGCTACTCGCCTGCCAAAACCCTGCGACATACAACCTATCAGCTTCAGGAGTCTGTTAAACTGCCGGACTCTTGTACGCTTTGAACATAGGCTGACTCCCTCATCTAAGATGCCGTGAgacacgcctgtgtgtgtgtgtgtgtgattccttattattgtaattgtctttttcttttcttttttttccctttgtattGTGAAGGTTTGCAGGGGGGCGTTGTGCTCTGGACATTGAAAGGATGAATTCAGTCAAGAATTCACTCGTAG encodes:
- the dnajb1b gene encoding dnaJ homolog subfamily B member 1b isoform X3; this encodes MFSEFFGGRNPFDSFFGRGGDEDMDVDDPFSAFGMGGMGGFPRSFNVRGGHGGRVEKRQDPPVTYDLKVSLEEVFSGCTKKMKISRKRLNPDGRTTRSEDKILTVEVKKGWKEGTKITFPKEGDETPTNIPADVVFVVKDKPHPVYRRDGSDIIYPAKITLREALCGCTVKAPTLDGRSVTMATQDIVRPGMKRRLTGEGLPLPKCPDRRGDLVVEFEVKFPDKLSQSARETIAKVLPTS
- the dnajb1b gene encoding dnaJ homolog subfamily B member 1b isoform X2, encoding MVKMGKDYYSILGIQKGASEDEIKKAYRKQALKYHPDKNKSPNAEDKFKEIAEAYDVLSDPKKKDIYDRFGEEGIPGGGGGTNGANFSYTFQGDPHAMFSEFFGGRNPFDSFFGRGGDEDMDVDDPFSAFGMGGMGGFPRSFNVRGGHGGRVEKRQDPPVTYDLKVSLEEVFSGCTKKMKISRKRLNPDGRTTRSEDKILTVEVKKGWKEGTKITFPKEGDETPTNIPADVVFVVKDKPHPVYRRDGSDIIYPAKITLREALCGCTVKAPTLDGRSVTMATQDIVRPGMKRRLTGEGLPLPKCPDRRGDLVVEFEVKFPDKLSQSARETIAKVLPTS
- the dnajb1b gene encoding dnaJ homolog subfamily B member 1b isoform X1 is translated as MVKMGKDYYSILGIQKGASEDEIKKAYRKQALKYHPDKNKSPNAEDKFKEIAEAYDVLSDPKKKDIYDRFGEEGLKGGIPGGGGGTNGANFSYTFQGDPHAMFSEFFGGRNPFDSFFGRGGDEDMDVDDPFSAFGMGGMGGFPRSFNVRGGHGGRVEKRQDPPVTYDLKVSLEEVFSGCTKKMKISRKRLNPDGRTTRSEDKILTVEVKKGWKEGTKITFPKEGDETPTNIPADVVFVVKDKPHPVYRRDGSDIIYPAKITLREALCGCTVKAPTLDGRSVTMATQDIVRPGMKRRLTGEGLPLPKCPDRRGDLVVEFEVKFPDKLSQSARETIAKVLPTS